The proteins below are encoded in one region of Elgaria multicarinata webbii isolate HBS135686 ecotype San Diego chromosome 8, rElgMul1.1.pri, whole genome shotgun sequence:
- the ACTRT3 gene encoding actin-related protein T3 isoform X3 has protein sequence MLVEHGIVTSWPDMEKIWKHTYENELKLNSSTRPALITEAPLNPLANREQMTKLLFEKFEVPALYVAIQAVLALYAAGLTTGCVMDSGDGVTHTVPIFEGYCLPHAVLRLDLAGRDLTEYLMRILRESGIALVSTAEREIVRIIKEALCYVCLNPEEEMAKKPTSIEKTWKLPDGQIIKIHNQLFRCPETLFRPSNIGMEAPGIDKLLFNTIMKCDIDLRTTLYANVLLSGGSSLFPGIAERLTKELIRMAPKDTEVLVQAPPDRKISVWMGGSILASLSAFQEMWISKEEYAEVGANIVHRKCF, from the coding sequence TGGAACATGGAATTGTCACTTCCTGGCCAGACATGGAGAAAATATGGAAGCACACTTATGAGAATGAATTGAAGTTAAACTCCAGTACAAGACCTGCTCTGATAACTGAGGCACCACTCAATCCACTGGCCAATCGTGAACAAATGACAAAACTACTCTTCGAAAAATTTGAGGTTCCAGCCCTCTATGTGGCCATCCAGGCTGTGTTGGCACTCTATGCAGCAGGCCTCACAACAGGTTGTGTGATGGATTCAGGTGATGGAGTCACGCACACTGTCCCAATTTTTGAAGGCTACTGCTTGCCTCATGCTGTTCTTCGGCTTGATCTGGCAGGCCGGGATCTTACAGAATACCTCATGAGGATCCTGAGGGAAAGCGGCATTGCCTTAGTGAGCACAGCTGAGAGGGAAATTGTGCGGATCATCAAGGAGGCCTTATGTTATGTGTGCTTGAACCCCGAAGAAGAGATGGCTAAAAAACCTACCTCAATAGAGAAAACTTGGAAATTGCCTGATGGACAGATCATTAAAATCCACAACCAATTGTTCCGTTGCCCAGAGACACTCTTTCGCCCATCTAACATTGGCATGGAGGCCCCAGGAATTGATAAACTCCTATTCAACACCATCATGAAATGTGACATTGACTTGAGGACCACTTTGTATGCTAACGTGCTGCTTTCTGGGGGGTCCAGTCTCTTTCCTGGTATTGCTGAACGCTTGACTAAGGAGTTGATTCGCATGGCTCCCAAGGACACTGAAGTGTTGGTCCAGGCACCTCCAGACAGGAAGATCTCTGTTTGGATGGGAGGATCTATCCTTGCTTCTCTATCTGCCTTCCAGGAGATGTGGATTTCCAAGGAAGAATATGCTGAAGTTGGGGCCAATATAGTACACAGGAAGTGCTTCTAG